From Salvia splendens isolate huo1 chromosome 3, SspV2, whole genome shotgun sequence, a single genomic window includes:
- the LOC121795689 gene encoding uncharacterized protein LOC121795689 isoform X7 encodes MDYNDNDYEGQNLDLAGEESSKISVLRPFALPKFDFDDSLHGHLRFDSLVENEVFLGIPSQENNHWIEDFSRGGNGIEFSSSATESCALRRHINVWSEATSSESVEMLLKAVGQEEMVHGEKMVEESDPGDQLGSSTIVVENDSRGACKVDDVNDGIPSLPPAEVVEFSFSSNQSSGVEINQTECTLQVQETKLSSYAVGIDNKDSSLTVAENLSIAVKRADNNQGETCGLVDESLPHQMQEDLPVHGKEIDNSNSSSMNFDVNAREYVEQDKTSSANFSSSCTAKSTFNPVEEQDIGCNETETRLSGISLEIEHIENQCSRETTSGAQSQKQEDGVDTCIVSMLEVSKGHTIDDSVSNDNVCNKVAVVVEPAASQHGDVSGPETKQLSESCIMLHERSSIVLPEEGIQDLGIGGNDAATPAFNGGNDLKQGTVIQSSEMHKTLVGKEDVSAESNSSPETPSAAYEPTILHDVLDNPSEKDNDRKTDDTVGESGQSIGSIVSRECSEKSVNDGMEDSQNIPAPPKEEEDSVNPPLQGESIWTSKKDIISMQIDAHESAVNGSAHEEESEKLPFDSHEMVLDDVEKEVGSSCPAEAVEVQKPTGSKPGSPIGYDPALNSEVEGKILAASPAEGDQFAYSREHIPPLSDTEHKDQSRETESVALKQPSHSDPKEALDNNELCPATEIDNDTIAASVTGEIKTSHQSGFLLEISSDNIPDEASKELNKLMDDPANALVAQNDGIEAAPSKEQMIAESERDITDNSSKLSVTSSTVEIDISNKDDVPAPGASCTDLSQIEVNEHASPKKINLENPGKLSNRSQTSGVNEPCKEDETFTFDTRPLESRSTEDADKSMQSFPALQACKMPTGEGLPEAAVCSQTDPIVVKETSHVGSSTPGVCPPSGGVGATSERKSRRGGSRSGKVSLKKGNLAKETSALKQTEKGEKSSPFMSPSAAGKLMVFESGVKPRGHVTIPTSSMPDLNTSAPSSSFFQQPFTDLQQVQLRAQIFVYGSLIQGAAPDEACMVSAFGMSDGGRSSWERSWRACVERFHGKKSQGNNTGTPVPSRSAARPSIKAIPSPVHSAIPLSSPLWNVSTPSGEALPPGSMSRSAVIDYQAVSPLNPYQTPPLRNYVTHSTWAAQAPPAPFPVPWLASSQSSPFEISTSYPAFQSTEPVKLTAVKESPLPITSGLKHGPPIPTTNTGATAVLVGASPLDLKKVKASSRKTCETKTRKRKKSSGSEDVVQVTATALSDAVSAQSVPSQISNKAPTVEDLSRVSFIAQNQVGLLPRPVVGSYYSTSVAVSTPSTFSPKGPPSNQAFPVATPSISSGHLSKGDINMDKRAFSAEGFSKVEQAKLQAQEAAAHAATAITHCDGVWSQLELQKSYGLTLDAESKLVSAAAAIAAAASVAKAAAAAAKIAADAAVQAKQMADEVLTKSGTSTSTEYNSNSLYNSINLVSALPTSISKGGDRNNTPSLMISAAREAARKRIEAASAATRHAENLDAILKAAELAAEAVAHAGKVVAMGDPFSLTALAEAGPSNYWKAPQVVGITGSKSNDLNNGKSISTNAVEVPGVNSQQKEPDKDVWGTSHNMSPTERGSSKDTSDRVTLVANIKPHDDTTLLDSAKTMFVDRYPDFESRSNISSTSMREGSLVEVLKDRGDSTKAWFSARVLSLKDVEALVCYDTLQSDEGSEQLKEWIMIEAKDGHAPKIRVPLMTSVQLEGTRKRRRSAVKNYTWSVGDQVDVWLQDCWREGIIAEKNKTDATSFSVHFPAQGETLPVKLWHLRPSLVWSEGKWTEWHKAERDDTQKGDTPAEKRPKLGSTSIEAKGKAKMVKNIDFAEVGGNEEPKLPLSANEKVFTIGSTKEENKLNMARKMRSGLEKEGSKVVFGVPKPGKKRKFMEVSKHYVSDRISKTNVPNDSAKLSKFLMPQGSGSRGFKGTSKEKQVADSKIRPPKSGKPPSVPSRTLARRDDSTSTRSNARTTSSDHISKESMSNDENESSEQNLAEVDEATQGAMVFSSQAPSQENLKKAVRNIKPERLNQGKLAPASRKLAKDEATEKLISEASEPRRSNRRIQPTSRLLEGLQSSLIISKIPSSSHDKGHRSRTKATVRGNNNRG; translated from the exons ATGGACTACAATGACAATGACTATGAAGGCCAGAATCTTGACTTAGCTGGTGAAGAGAGCTCTAAAATTTCTGTTTTGAGACCCTTTGCTCTACCAAAGTTTGATTTTGATGACAGTCTTCACGGGCATCTGAGATTTGACAGTTTAGTTGAAAACGAAGTTTTCCTTGGTATTCCAAGTCAGGAAAACAACCATTGGATAGAAGATTTCTCTCGGGGAGGTAATGGAATAGAGTTCAGCTCCAGTGCAACAGAATCTTGTGCTTTGCGGAGGCATATCAATGTCTGGTCTGAGGCAACATCATCTGAATCTGTTGAAATGTTGTTAAAGGCAGTTGGACAGGAAGAAATGGTACATGGTGAAAAGATGGTTGAGGAATCAGATCCAGGTGATCAGCTGGGTAGCTCAACAATAGTAGTAGAGAACGATTCGAGGGGTGCTTGTAAAGTTGATGATGTCAATGATGGGATTCCTTCATTACCCCCAGCTGAAGTTGTTGAATTTTCTTTTAGTTCAAATCAATCTTCAGGAGTTGAAATCAATCAGACTGAATGTACTTTACAGGTCCAGGAGACAAAACTTTCCTCTTATGCAGTAGGTATTGATAACAAAGATAGTAGTTTAACTGTGGCAGAAAACTTGAGCATTGCAGTGAAGAGGGCTGACAATAATCAAGGGGAAACTTGTGGTTTGGTGGATGAGTCTCTGCCCCATCAAATGCAAGAAGACCTACCAGTTCACGGAAAAGAGATTGACAATTCTAATAGCTCTTCTATGAATTTTGATGTTAATGCTAGGGAATATGTGGAACAGGATAAGACTAGCAGTGCCAATTTTAGTTCAAGTTGTACAGCAAAAAGTACTTTTAATCCTGTCGAGGAGCAAGACATAGGATGCAATGAAACTGAAACAAGATTGAGTGGGATTTCTCTTGAAATCGAACATATTGAGAATCAGTGTTCTCGTGAAACCACTTCAGGTGCACAGTCCCAGAAACAAGAGGATGGAGTTGATACTTGTATTGTTAGTATGTTGGAAGTATCCAAAGGGCATACAATAGACGACTCTGTATCCAATGATAATGTGTGCAATAAGGTTGCAGTAGTTGTTGAACCTGCAGCAAGTCAACATGGTGATGTCTCAGGCCCAGAGACTAAGCAGCTGTCTGAAAGTTGTATCATGTTACATGAGAGGTCATCTATAGTGCTTCCGGAAGAAGGTATTCAGGATCTTGGTATAGGAGGCAATGATGCTGCCACCCCTGCATTTAATGGCGGTAATGATCTGAAGCAGGGTACTGTTATTCAATCATCAGAAATGCACAAAACACTTGTTGGAAAGGAAGATGTCTCTGCTGAAAGTAACAGCTCTCCTGAGACTCCATCTGCTGCATATGAGCCCACTATATTACATGACGTGCTAGATAATCCTTCTGAGAAAGACAATGACCGCAAAACTGATGATACAGTAGGTGAATCTGGTCAATCAATAGGTTCAATAGTTTCTAGAGAATGTTCTGAGAAATCAGTCAATGATGGTATGGAAGATTCTCAAAACATTCCTGCACCACCAAAAGAGGAAGAGGATAGTGTGAACCCTCCATTACAGGGTGAGAGCATATGGACATCCAAGAAAGATATTATCTCTATGCAGATTGATGCTCATGAAAGTGCTGTAAATGGTTCTGCCCATGAGGAAGAAAGTGAAAAGTTGCCTTTTGATTCACATGAGATGGTCCTTGATGATGTTGAAAAAGAAGTTGGATCCAGTTGTCCTGCAGAGGCAGTTGAAGTCCAGAAACCTACTGGATCAAAACCTGGTAGTCCTATTGGGTATGATCCAG CATTGAATTCTGAAGTTGAAGGTAAAATCTTGGCAGCATCACCTGCTGAAGGAGATCAGTTCGCTTACTCTCGCGAGCATATCCCACCACTATCTGATACGGAGCACAAGGATCAAAGTAGAGAAACCGAGTCTGTTGCTCTTAAACAACCAAGTCATTCAGATCCAAAGGAGGCACTAGATAATAATGAGCTTTGCCCTGCTACTGAAATTGATAACGATACAATTGCTGCTTCTGTAACAGGAGAAATAAAGACAAGCCATCAATCTGGTTTCCTCTTAGAGATTTCCAGTGACAACATTCCTGATGAAGCCTCCAAGGAGTTAAATAAACTAATGGATGATCCTGCCAATGCTTTGGTAGCTCAAAATGATGGAATTGAAGCCGCACCTTCTAAAGAACAAATGATAGCAGAATCAGAAAGAGACATCACAGATAATTCTTCAAAATTGTCAG TAACCAGCAGTACTGTAGAAATTGATATATCAAACAAGGATGATGTCCCTGCCCCTGGTGCTAGCTGTACTGACCTTTCACAAATTGAAGTAAACGAGCATGCTTCTCCTAAGAAGATCAATCTTGAAAATCCTGGCAAATTATCAAATAGATCTCAGACTTCAGGAGTTAACGAGCCGTGCAAAGAAGATGAGACCTTTACTTTTGACACCAGGCCTTTGGAAAGTCGATCTACTGAAGATGCTGACAAGAGTATGCAATCATTTCCGGCACTTCAAGCTTGTAAAATGCCG ACTGGTGAAGGATTGCCTGAAGCTGCTGTTTGCAGCCAGACGGATCCAATCGTTGTGAAGGAAACTTCTCATGTTGGTTCTTCAACACCTGGTGTTTGCCCTCCATCTGGAGGTGTTGGAGCTACCTCTGAGCGTAAATCAAGACGTGGCGGCAGTAGATCTGGAAAGGTAAGTTTAAAAAAGGGAAATCTAGCAAAAGAAACATCTGCTCTGAAGCAGACTGAAAAGGGGGAGAAATCATCTCCATTTATGAGTCCATCAGCAGCTGGTAAACTCATGGTGTTTGAAAGTGGTGTGAAGCCGAGAGGGCATGTTACAATTCCTACATCCAGTATGCCTGATCTTAACACCTCTGCTCCATCATCTTCGTTCTTTCAGCAGCCTTTTACAGATTTGCAACAAGTGCAACTTCGAGCACAAATCTTTGTTTACGGATCTCTTAT ACAAGGAGCAGCACCTGATGAAGCTTGTATGGTTTCAGCCTTTGGTATGTCTG ATGGAGGTAGGAGCTCTTGGGAGCGGTCTTGGCGTGCGTGTGTAGAAAGATTTCATGGTAAAAAATCCCAGGGAAATAATACTGGAACTCCTGTACCCTCGCGTTCTG CAGCTCGGCCAAGTATCAAAGCTATCCCTTCTCCAGTTCACTCAGCGATCCCTCTCTCGTCTCCCTTGTGGAATGTATCTACTCCTTCTGGGGAAGCTCTGCCTCCAGGTAGCATGTCTAGAAGTGCTGTGATTGATTATCAGGCTGTTTCTCCTTTGAATCCTTACCAGACACCACCTTTGCGGAATTATGTTACACATTCTACTTGGGCAGCGCAAGCCCCTCCTGCTCCCTTCCCTGTGCCGTGGCTTGCTTCTTCACAAAGTTCTCCTTTTGAAATCAGTACTAGCTATCCTGCATTCCAAAGTACGGAACCAGTAAAACTGACAGCAGTTAAAGAATCACCTTTGCCTATTACCTCTGGCCTGAAGCATGGTCCTCCTATTCCTACAACTAATACTGGAGCAACCGCTGTGTTAGTTGGGGCTTCTCCACTTGACTTGAAAAAGGTTAAAGCATCATCTAGAAAGACTTGTGAGACGAAAACTAGAAAGAGGAAGAAGTCTTCTGGTTCCGAGGATGTTGTACAGGTTACTGCCACTGCTCTATCAGATGCTGTCTCTGCTCAATCAGTACCTAGCCAGATATCTAACAAGGCTCCTACAGTCGAAGATCTTAGTCGGGTATCTTTTATAGCTCAGAATCAAGTAGGATTATTGCCGAGACCTGTTGTTGGAAGTTATTATTCTACATCTGTTGCCGTCTCAACACCTTCAACCTTTTCGCCTAAAGGCCCTCCCTCCAACCAGGCTTTTCCTGTGGCAACaccttcaatttcaagtggtcATCTCAGTAAAGGCGATATAAATATGGATAAGAGGGCTTTCAGTGCTGAGGGTTTTAGCAAAGTTGAGCAGGCTAAGTTGCAAGCACAGGAGGCTGCTGCTCATGCTGCTACTGCCATAACTCATTGTGATGGTGTTTGGAGCCAGTTGGAACTGCAAAAAAGTTATGGCTTGACATTAGATGCTGAGTCTAAATTGGtgtctgctgctgctgctatAGCAGCTGCTGCATCTGTTGCAAAGGCAGCAGCTGCAGCTGCTAAGATTGCAGCAGATGCTGCAGTGCAAGCAAAACAAATGGCTGATGAAGTATTGACCAAGTCTGGAACGTCCACTTCCACTGAATATAATTCTAATTCCTTATATAATTCCATTAATTTGGTAAGTGCGTTACCTACATCCATTTCAAAGGGTGGGGATCGAAATAATACTCCCAGTTTAATGATATCTGCTGCTAGAGAAGCTGCTAGGAAGAGAATTGAGGCTGCTTCAGCTGCGACCAGGCATGCAGAGAATCTTGATGCCATTCTCAAGGCAGCTGAATTGGCTGCAGAAGCTGTTGCACATGCTGGAAAAGTTGTTGCCATGGGTGATCCTTTCTCTTTGACTGCTCTAGCAGAGGCAGGGCCAAGCAATTATTGGAAAGCCCCACAGGTGGTTGGTATCACTGGTTCTAAATCAAATGACTTGAATAATGGTAAATCTATTAGTACAAATGCTGTGGAAGTGCCTGGTGTTAATAGTCAACAGAAAGAACCTGATAAGGATGTATGGGGTACAAGTCATAATATGTCTCCTACTGAAAGAGGGTCATCAAAAGACACTAGTGATCGTGTCACACTGGTTGCAAATATTAAGCCCCACGATGACACAACATTATTAGACTCAGCTAAAACTATGTTTGTTGATCGCTATCCAGATTTCGAGTCAAGATCAAACATTTCATCCACAAGCATGAGAGAGGGTTCTCTTGTTGAG GTTCTTAAAGATCGTGGTGACTCAACGAAGGCCTGGTTCTCAGCCCGTGTACTTAGTTTGAAGGATGTTGAAGCGCTTGTTTGTTATGATACACTACAATCGGATGAAG GATCTGAGCAACTCAAGGAGTGGATAATGATAGAAGCTAAAGATGGTCATGCTCCTAAAATACGTGTTCCTCTTATGACTAGTGTGCAACTTGAAGGAACAAGGAAGAGGAGACGTTCTGCTGTAAAAAACTACACCTGGTCTGTTGGAGACCAAGTTGACGTATGGTTGCAAGATTG CTGGCGTGAAGGCATTATCGCAGAAAAGAACAAGACAGATGCGACTTCATTCAGTGTCCATTTTCCAG CTCAAGGAGAGACATTACCGGTCAAATTGTGGCATCTTCGACCATCTTTAGTTTGGAGTGAAGGCAAATGGACTGAATGGCACAAAGCAGAGCGCGATGACACTCAAAAG GGAGATACACCAGCTGAGAAGCGACCAAAGCTGGGAAGTACCAGTATTGAGGCAAAAGGGAAAGCTAAGATGGTTAAAAACATTGATTTTGCAGAAGTTGGTGGAAATGAAGAACCGAAATTGCCTTTGTCTGCTAATGAAAAGGTTTTTACTATTGGTAGTACAAAGGAGGAGAACAAATTGAACATGGCTCGGAAAATGAGGTCTGGTTTGGAGAAAGAAGGATCCAAAGTTGTATTTGGTGTCCCTAAGCCTGGGAAGAAGAGAAAATTCATGGAAGTAAGCAAGCATTATGTTTCTGATAGAATCTCCAAGACTAATGTGCCTAATGATTCGGCGAAGTTATCCAAATTTCTGATGCCTCAAGGATCAGGGTCTCGGGGATTCAAAGGTACTTCCAAAGAAAAACAAGTAGCTGATTCTAAAATAAGACCACCTAAGTCTGGGAAACCACCAAGTGTGCCAAGTAGAACTTTAGCACGAAGAGATGACTCTACCTCTACACGATCTAATGCACGTACTACATCATCAGATCATATATCAAAAGAGTCTATGAGTAATGATGAGAATGAATCATCTGAACAAAACCTTGCTGAAGTTGATGAGGCCACACAAGGAGCTATGGTATTCTCTTCTCAAGCTCCTTCTCAAGAAAACCTTAAGAAAGCAGTGAGGAATATTAAACCTGAACGTCTCAACCAAGGGAAACTTGCTCCTGCTAGTAGGAAATTAGCAAAAGATGAAGCAACTGAAAAGTTAATATCTGAAGCCTCTGAACCCCGCCGATCGAATCGCCGAATTCAGCCAACATCACGG CTGTTGGAAGGCTTGCAAAGTTCGCTGATAATCTCAAAAATACCATCGTCTTCTCATGACAAGGGGCACAGGAGTCGCACCAAAGCTACAGTCAGAG GGAATAACAATCGTGGCTGA